In Brevibacillus marinus, the genomic window GGTCGTGGACAGCGTCGTCCGCCTGCTTCCGGGGGTGTTGGGCAACGAACGTTCCGCCGCCTGCGATTCCTTTGCCACCGGACTCTTGGAGCATCCGCACTATACCCGTCCGGCGGACTTTCGGGGCTGGAAAGTACCCGACATCCTGCTGTCCGGCCACCACGCCAAGATTGAGCGCTGGCGCTTGAAAGAGTCGCTGCGGCGGACCAAAGAACGCCGTCCGGACCTGCTGGAGCAAATCGAGCTGACCCCCGAGATGCGCAGCCTGCTGCACGAACTGGAGGCGGAACAAAAAAACAGCGGACAAGCCGGGGATTAGACTTGTCGCCACTCCCCGCGTGTGTTAATATAACTCTTGTGGCAATTTTGCCCGCCGACTAGGGCGGTCCGCTACTCGTACGTCGGCAGACGGCCGACTGGCTGAAGGCGAGTATGAACGTCTGATCGGAAGGAGGGAGTCAAATGAGCGAAGTGATCCGTGAACTGGAAAAAGAGCAGTTGAAACAGGATATTCCTGCGTTCCGGCCGGGTGACACCGTGCGTGTGCACGTAAAGGTCGTCGAGGGGCAGCGCGAGCGCATTCAGGTGTTTGAAGGCATCGTGATCCGCCGCCGCGGAAGCGGGATCAGCGAGACCTTTACGGTACGCAAGATCTCGTATGGCGTAGGCGTTGAGCGTACGTTCCCGCTGCATTCGCCGCGGATCGACAAGATCGAGGTTGTGCGGCATGGCCGCGTCCGCCGCGCGAAACTGTACTACCTGCGCGATCGTGTCGGAAAAGCAGCGCGCATTAAGGAGATTCACCGCTAAGCGGAACACATATTCCCCCACACGTTTTTCCCTCACTTCCTCACCTAAGGGGGGACTTGTAACGCGGGGGATCAACAAGCAGCTAGATCTGACATGCTCAATGTTTTTAGCGAACAGGGGGGGCTGGGGTGCCAGTCCCTCTTTGTTTTCCCGACTTCGAATCGTTGCGGATTGCAGCACTCTGAAGCAGGAGGACGTATGATGAGCGAAGAACAGACCTCCAGCCGGGGCAAAAAAGAAGCGTGGGAATGGATCAAGGCCTTGGCTGTAGCCATTGCGCTAGCCGTACTGATCCGCAGCTTCTTGTTTGCGCCCTTCATTGTCGAAGGCGAATCGATGGAGACAACGCTGCACAACAATGAAAAACTGGTGGTGAACAAGGCCGTCTACTTGTTGCGGGAGCCGCAGCGGGGCGAGATTGTCGTGTTCCATGCGGAGGCCGGGCGCGACTACATCAAGCGGGTAATCGGCGTTCCCGGCGACACGGTCGAGATGCGAGACGATACCTTGTATATTAATGGAAAAGCGGTACCCGAACCATATCTGGAAGAAAACCGGGAAAAAGTAAGGGAAGAAGATAAGCCGCTGACCGATGACTTCGGTCCGGTAACGGTTCCGGAAGGACAAATTTTCGTGTTGGGCGACAACCGGCAAAACAGCCATGACAGCAGAGCTTTGGGCTCGATCAGCATCGATTCCGTCGTGGGCCGGGCCGAGTTTGTCTACTGGCCGCTTGATCAAATCCGCTGGACGAGGTAGGTGAACAGGCGTTGACGATCCAATGGTTTCCCGGACATATGGCGAAAGCGCGCCGTCAAGTGGCGGAAAAGCTGAAGCAGGTTGATGTGGCGATCGAGCTGCTGGATGCCCGGCTGCCGCTGTCCAGCCGCAATCCGCTGATCGATCAGATCGTGGACGGCAAACCTCGTCTCGTTCTGCTCAACAAGGCAGACATGGCGGATGAGGAAGTGACGCAGCAGTGGATCGCCTATTTTCGCGAGACGCACGGCCTGCGCACGCTGCCGATTGACGCGTTGAGCGGCAAAGGGGTGAACCGCCTGCCGGGCCTCTGCCGGGAGCTGGCCGCGGAGATGCTATCGCGGCGCGCGGAGCGGGGGATGCAGGCGCGGGCGATTCGCATCATGATCCTGGGCATTCCCAATGTGGGAAAATCCTCCCTGATCAATCGGCTGGCCAAGCGAGCGGTGGCCAAAACGGGCGATCGTCCGGCTGTTACCAAGGCGCAGCAGTGGGTAAAGATCGGCGACCAATTGGAGTTGCTGGATACCCCCGGCATCTTGTGGCCGAAGTTTGAGGATCAGCTGGTCGGGCTGCGCCTTGCCGCGAGCGGGGCGATCAAGGACGAATTGCTTGACTTCAGCGAAGTGGCCATGTTCGCGCTGGCCTATCTGATGCACTACTATCCGCAGCGGCTGGTCGAGAGGTTTAAGCTGCGTGATCTTCCCGCCAGCCCGCTTGCGATGCTGGAGCAGGTCGCACAAAAACGCGGCTGCCTGGTGGCTGGAGGGGAAGCCGATTACGACAAGGCGGCGGAAATTTTCTTGCGCGAATTGCGCTCCGGCAAATTGGGCGCCGTTTCCTTGGAAAGGCCGATTGACTGGCAGAGGGAGGAGAAGG contains:
- the rplS gene encoding 50S ribosomal protein L19 produces the protein MSEVIRELEKEQLKQDIPAFRPGDTVRVHVKVVEGQRERIQVFEGIVIRRRGSGISETFTVRKISYGVGVERTFPLHSPRIDKIEVVRHGRVRRAKLYYLRDRVGKAARIKEIHR
- the lepB gene encoding signal peptidase I gives rise to the protein MSEEQTSSRGKKEAWEWIKALAVAIALAVLIRSFLFAPFIVEGESMETTLHNNEKLVVNKAVYLLREPQRGEIVVFHAEAGRDYIKRVIGVPGDTVEMRDDTLYINGKAVPEPYLEENREKVREEDKPLTDDFGPVTVPEGQIFVLGDNRQNSHDSRALGSISIDSVVGRAEFVYWPLDQIRWTR
- the ylqF gene encoding ribosome biogenesis GTPase YlqF translates to MTIQWFPGHMAKARRQVAEKLKQVDVAIELLDARLPLSSRNPLIDQIVDGKPRLVLLNKADMADEEVTQQWIAYFRETHGLRTLPIDALSGKGVNRLPGLCRELAAEMLSRRAERGMQARAIRIMILGIPNVGKSSLINRLAKRAVAKTGDRPAVTKAQQWVKIGDQLELLDTPGILWPKFEDQLVGLRLAASGAIKDELLDFSEVAMFALAYLMHYYPQRLVERFKLRDLPASPLAMLEQVAQKRGCLVAGGEADYDKAAEIFLRELRSGKLGAVSLERPIDWQREEKVGSPHAHIPADLRE